Proteins encoded together in one Polypterus senegalus isolate Bchr_013 chromosome 16, ASM1683550v1, whole genome shotgun sequence window:
- the LOC120516826 gene encoding cilia- and flagella-associated protein 45-like isoform X2, which yields MGDTMMQEKAENERTWSPQSRPPPNCPESEDRAHRAMVLQRAEDLMIERDEEIMRLNKLLLAAHCHAVQEDQKVLKKQMKKGEKAEERRLHNMMEEERIRAIKLEEEKKAIRRKRLIEIGKFQRQQMEEKKERALREREQEKRFLEILKTQKQNAQIARIRREATEREQWCKKWDRNEGSGGDKDKDLRPSQTEPQFFSNFKKERRFMQEALAYEREKEDRRKKEELKLINDIRMQIKEEMAEALKERLDPKGREQRLRETSAKKIKNLKDSGLEEKYLNMVKRNLHYLPPL from the exons AAAGCAGAAAATGAGAGGACCTGGTCCCCGCAGAGTAGACCACCTCCGAATTGCCCAGAAAGTGAAGACCGAGCACACCGAGCTATGGTTCttcagagagctgaagatctcaTGATAGAACGTGATGAGGAAATAATGAGATTGAATAAG CTTCTCTTAGCAGCTCATTGTCATGCAGTGCAGGAGGACCAGAAAGTACTGAAGAAACAGATGAAGAAGGGTGAAAAAGCAGAGGAACGAAGGCTACACAACATGATGGAAGAAGAACGGATTAGAGCTATAAAATTAGAGGAGGAAAAGAAGGCAATTCGGAGAAAACGTCTTATTGA AATTGGGAAGTTTCAAAGGCAGCAAATggaagagaagaaagagaggGCGTtacgagagagagagcaagaaaaACGTTTTTTGGAGATACTGAAGACCCAGAAACAG AATGCTCAAATAGCTCGCATTCGACGGGAGGCTACAGAAAGAGAACAGTGGTGCAAAAAGTGGGATCGTAATGAGGGTAGTGGAGGAGACAAAGACAAAGACCTTCGCCCAAGCCAAACAGAGCCtcagtttttttctaattttaaaaaggaGCGGAG ATTTATGCAGGAAGCTCTTGCAtatgagagagaaaaggaagataGACGGAAGAAAGAAGAGCTGAAGTTGATTAATGACATTAGGATGCAGATAAAAGAAGAAATGGCAGAAGCATTAAAGGAACGGCTGGATCCAAAAGGAAGGGAGCAACGGCTACGGGAAACCtctgctaaaaaaattaaaaatttaaa aGATTCTGGCCTTGAAGAGAAATACCTCAACATGGTGAAACGAAATCTCCACTACCTACCACCCTTATGA
- the LOC120516745 gene encoding protein FAM177A1 isoform X2, with protein MDEFSTDEEEEGSQNKLQEAPVDKSQLSWGSYLWFLTIRFALASLNTCDFLGGKLANILGLNTPKYQYAIDEHHRRQNEGSEDEDEEYELEEQNCNESQENQHLPLQNAEYGAIKASPKAELFEENSKSDGSGTVNTGYVGD; from the exons ATGGATGAGTTCAGCACTGATGAGGAAGAGGAGGGCAGTCAGAATAAACTTCAGGAGGCGCCTGTTGATAAA TCTCAACTCTCCTGGGGTTCGTATCTCTGGTTTCTGACAATTCGTTTTGCCTTGGCGTCACTAAACA cCTGCGACTTCCTTGGAGGAAAGCTGGCCAACATCCTTGGACTTAACACGCCGAAGTACCAGTACGCCATTGACGAACACCACCGACGACAGAACGAG GGATCAGAAGATGAAGATGAGGAGTATGAGCTAGAAGAGCAGAACTGCAATGAATCCCAAGAGAACCAACATCTCCCTTTACAAAATGCGGAATATGGCGCAATAAAGGCGAGTCCCAAAGCTGAACTCTTTGAAGAGAACTCCAAGAGTGATGGCAGTGGGACGGTCAACACTGGCTACGTAGGCGATTAA